A window of the Streptomyces finlayi genome harbors these coding sequences:
- a CDS encoding MarR family winged helix-turn-helix transcriptional regulator, with amino-acid sequence MTTPPIHAPDLPDADLLRLDHQVCFSLHSASRAFGGLYREALRDLGLTYPQYLAMLVLWEHGPQRVKTIGERLHLDSGTLSPLLKRLEAAGLVVRGRSPQDERSVTVRLTEAGARLRERALPVPRTVLEATGLSVPEILALQEVLGRLTSSLDGLRQD; translated from the coding sequence ATGACCACGCCCCCGATCCACGCCCCCGATCTGCCGGACGCGGATCTGCTGCGCCTGGACCACCAGGTCTGCTTCTCCCTGCACTCCGCGTCCCGCGCCTTCGGCGGGCTGTACCGGGAGGCGCTGAGGGATCTGGGCCTCACCTATCCCCAGTACCTGGCCATGCTGGTGCTCTGGGAGCACGGGCCCCAGCGGGTGAAGACGATCGGCGAGCGCCTCCACCTCGACTCCGGGACCCTGTCCCCGCTCCTCAAGAGGCTGGAAGCAGCCGGGCTGGTCGTCCGCGGGCGGAGCCCCCAGGACGAACGCTCCGTGACCGTCCGCCTCACGGAGGCCGGTGCGCGGCTGCGCGAACGCGCGCTGCCCGTTCCTCGCACCGTCCTCGAAGCCACCGGCCTCTCGGTACCGGAGATCCTCGCCCTGCAAGAGGTGCTCGGCCGGCTGACCTCATCCCTGGACGGGCTGCGGCAGGACTGA
- a CDS encoding organic hydroperoxide resistance protein, producing MDALYTAAATANGREGRAVSSDGQLDLPLALPPALGGNGQGTNPEQLFAAGYAACFASAMASVGREMKVDTKDVAVTAEVSIGKDDTGFGLAVVMRVELPDALEGETGRKLVEATHAYCPYSKATRGNIEVELVIE from the coding sequence ATGGACGCGCTCTACACCGCTGCCGCCACCGCAAACGGCCGGGAGGGCCGGGCCGTGAGCTCGGACGGACAGCTCGACCTCCCGCTGGCGCTGCCGCCGGCGCTCGGCGGCAACGGTCAGGGCACCAACCCGGAGCAGTTGTTCGCCGCCGGGTACGCCGCCTGTTTCGCCAGCGCCATGGCGTCGGTCGGCCGGGAGATGAAGGTGGACACCAAGGACGTCGCCGTGACGGCCGAGGTCTCGATCGGCAAGGACGACACGGGCTTCGGTCTCGCGGTCGTCATGCGGGTCGAACTGCCGGACGCCCTCGAAGGCGAGACGGGCCGCAAACTGGTCGAGGCCACGCACGCCTACTGCCCCTACTCCAAGGCCACGCGCGGCAACATCGAGGTCGAGCTCGTCATCGAGTAG
- a CDS encoding type 1 glutamine amidotransferase domain-containing protein, with the protein MSKILFVVTGADHWTLADGTKHPTGFWAEEAAAPYQAFKAAGHEIVVATPGGAVPTVDRGSLAPEFNGGQEGADRVAEVLDSFTELQHPVSLHDVNLDDYAAVFYPGGHGPMEDLAVDPVSGALLTRALESGKPLGVVCHAPAALLAAVREDGTNPFTGYRLTGFTNAEETQAGLADKAKWLLQDRLVELGADFQEGEPWAPYVIVDRNLVTGQNPASSAPLAAELLKKLG; encoded by the coding sequence ATGTCGAAGATTCTGTTCGTAGTGACGGGCGCGGATCACTGGACCCTGGCCGACGGCACGAAGCACCCGACGGGCTTCTGGGCCGAGGAGGCCGCGGCTCCGTACCAGGCGTTCAAGGCCGCGGGCCATGAGATCGTCGTCGCCACCCCCGGCGGCGCCGTGCCGACCGTGGACCGGGGCAGTCTGGCCCCCGAGTTCAACGGCGGCCAGGAGGGCGCCGACCGGGTCGCGGAGGTCCTGGACTCCTTCACCGAACTCCAGCACCCGGTCTCGCTGCACGACGTGAATCTGGACGACTACGCCGCGGTCTTCTACCCCGGCGGTCACGGTCCCATGGAGGATCTCGCCGTCGACCCGGTGTCGGGCGCCCTGCTGACGCGGGCCCTGGAGTCCGGCAAGCCCCTCGGCGTCGTCTGTCATGCCCCGGCCGCGCTGCTCGCGGCGGTGAGGGAGGACGGCACAAACCCGTTCACCGGCTACCGGCTGACCGGCTTCACCAACGCCGAAGAGACGCAGGCCGGCCTCGCGGACAAGGCGAAGTGGCTGCTCCAGGACCGCCTGGTCGAACTCGGAGCGGACTTCCAGGAGGGCGAGCCGTGGGCCCCGTACGTGATCGTCGACCGAAATCTGGTCACCGGTCAGAACCCGGCATCCTCGGCCCCGCTCGCCGCCGAACTGCTCAAGAAGCTGGGCTGA